In Longimicrobium sp., the DNA window TCCAGGTCCGGCGCGGTGTCGGCCTCCAGCGCCTCTTCCAGGCGGCGGGTGCGCACGCCCTCGCCCTCCCAGCGCAGGATGGCCTCGGCCAGCTTGCGGCGCCACGGGGCGGTCTCGACGATCTCTTCCACCGTGGCGGAGATGTCGAAGAGAAAGGAGCTGAACTCGTCGCCCGGCGCCGTGGACGGTTCCGGCTGCGCGACGGCGGCCAGCTCCTCGTCCACCAGCGCTTCGCCGCGCTCGGCCTGCGCCGCGCCCACGCGCTCCACGGCGGCGATCAGCCCGGCGGCGCCGTCCACGGGAAGGCGGGCGATCTGCTCGGCGGCCGAGGGGGCCAGCTCGATGCCCCGCTGGCGGGCGGCGTTGCGGGCGATCTGGGTGCGCGCCTCGTCGTCGGCGGGGGGAAGGTCCACCGCCAGGCCGCGGGTGAAGCAGGCGCGCAGCGCGTCGTCCACGCCGGGCAGCTCGGGGCTGGCGCCCTCGGCGGCCACCACGATCTGGGCGCGCTGCTCCAGCTCGTCCCAGAGCGAAACCAGCTCTTCCTGGGTGCGGGCGCGCCCGGCCAGCTGGTGCGCCTCGTCCAGCAGCAGCATGTCGGCGTCCAGCAGCTCGTCGCGCAGCGCCTCTACCGCGCCGGCGCCCACGGCGGCCGACACGCGGTCCACCAGCTGGTCGGCCGTCAGGTAGACCACGTGCATGTCGGGCTGCAGCGTGGCCGCCAGCGTGCCGACGGCGCGCAGCAGGTGCGTCTTGCCGGCCCCGCCGACGCCGTGGATGAACAGCGGGTTGTAGGCGGTGCGCGGGCTTTCGGCGGCGCGGCGAGCCGCGGCGGCGGCCATCCGGTTGTCGGGGCCGACGACGAAGCTGTCGAAGGTGAAGCGCGGGTCCTGCGGAGCGGTCATGGCTGCGATGGTCGTTGGGCCATCTAAGGTAAGAGGATGCGCGCCATCCGGCGAGGGGCGCGCGCGGGGCGCGGAGGGCGGTCCCCGGATGAGGAATGGGACGAGGTGTGCGAGTCGCGGCGGGAGTTGTCGCGCGGCCGTGCGCACCCGTCGTCATCCGGAGGCTGGCGGGTCGTGGGGGGTGCCGACTGGCGTCGGCGCATGCCGCAAGGTGGCCCCTCCCCCCGGCCCCCTCTCCCGCAAGCGGGCCGCAAGCGGGAGAGGGGGAGAACTTCGTGCCGGATCAGGCGGGTTCCGGCGCATGCTCCCGGCGCCCCCCATCCCCAGCCCTTCCCCCGCAAACTGCGCGGGGAAGGGCGCCGGCCCCGCGCGCTTCGGCTGGCGTCGTGCACTCGACTACGCTTGCAGTCCGCGAAGGCGGACTTCGGGCCCTTGTTGCCGCGACTTCAGTCGCCCCAGCAGAGCCGGCGCCCCGACGATCCCCTTGTGGCCCAGAATCCCATCAGCCGCCACCGCTTGCGGAGCGGAGCAGGGCGTAGCACGCGGCTCGCGCCGCCGGCCCGTGGCGCGCGCCGCACATCCAAGTAACTGCGTTTCAACAGCTTACGACGAAACGGAGGGCCTTGACGAAACGGGGCGGCGGCGATAGGATTAGTGCTGTCCAACGCCCGCGTGCCTGGACCGCCTCTCCCGCTTTCCGCCACCCGGCGGAGCAATCATCGCCGGCGTTGCCGGTTGTGCCCCCTCCACGTTTTTCGAGGACCTCCATGAAGCGTGCTTTCCCGCTGTTCCTGGCTGGCGTCACCGGCCTGTCCGCCTGTTCGGACCTCAGCCCCGTGGCCACCGGCCTGGGCGCCAATTCGCCCGTTTCGCTGAACGCCTCGGCCGCGCCCGAGGAAATCGTCCCCGGCCAGATCATCGTCCGCTTCCGCCCGGGCGCCGCCCGCTCGGAAATCGCGCAGCAGCACCGCGCCCGCAAGAAGGACGACATGCTGCTGGAGCGCACCGAGATCCTCGAGGTGCCGGTGGGCGAAGAGGTGGCCATCGCCGCGCAGCTGAGCAAGAACCCCAACGTGGAGTTCGCCGAGCCCGACGCCATCATGCGCGTGGGCCCCTGCGAAACGTCGGTGAGCTGCGACCTGCCCGACGGCGACATCGCCCTGTGGAAGTGGGACCTGCACAACCCCGGCACCATGGACATGACCCTCCAGGGCTACGGCATCGTCACCACCGGCAAGGTGGACGCCGACATGGACTGGGCCGAGACGTACGACTACCTGGGCCCCAACTTCGCGGGCTCGGCAACCATCGCCATCCTGGACACGGGCATCCGCACCACGCACCCGGCGTTCGCGGGCAAGATCATCGGCGGCCGCCGCTTCCTGGCCGACACCACTACCGTCGGCAAGACCAACATCACCGACGACCAGGGACACGGATCGCACGTGGCCGGCATCGCCGCCTCGCGCGCCGACGTCCGGATCCCGGGCGTGGCCTACGGCACCAACATCAAGCTGCTCATCGGCAAGGTGTGCAACTCGGCGGGCAGCTGCCCGAACTCGGCCACGGCCAACGCGATCGTGTGGGCGGCCGACAACGGCGCCAACGTGATCAACATGAGCCTGGGCAGCTTCGGCGGTAACCCCGACGGCACCGGCTCGGCGGCGCAGCAGGCCGCCATGCAGTACGCGCTGAGCAAGGAAGCGCTCCCCGTGTGCGCCACCGGCAACGACGACAACAAGCCGAACGGCTACACGGGCGGCATCGGCTACCCGGCCCGCTTCCCCGAGTGCATGGCCGTGGGCGCCACCAACTGGAGCGACACCAAGGCCAGCTACAGCAACTACGGCGCGCAGATCGAGATCTCGGCGCCCGGCGGCGACAGCAATCCCAAGAACACCGCGGCGAGCTTCATCCTGGCGCCCCTGCACTCCAGCAACAGCTACACCTGGAAGACGGGCACCTCGATGGCCACTCCGCAGGTGGCCGGCCTGGCCGCCCTGCTGTACGCCACGGGAATGACCCGCGCCGCCGACGTCCGCGCCCGCATGATCCAGACGGCGGACGACGTGGAAGCGCCGGGATGGGACAACCGCACGGGCGCCGGCCGCATCAACGTGTACCGCGCGGTTACCGGCAAGGACCCCAGCGCGCCGCCGGTCGCGGTCCCGGGGAGCGGCTACGCCGGCAACAAGGGCGTCGCGGTGCAGTTCGACGGCAGCGCCTCGAACGACCCCAACGGCAAGCCGGTGACCTTCGCGTGGAACTTCGGCGACCCGGCCTCCGGCGCCGCCAACACCTCCACCCTGGCCAGCCCCGCGCACACCTACCTGCGCGCCGGCTCGTACACGGTCACGCTGACGGTGAAGGACGCGGCCGGGCTGGCGACCACCACCACCACCACGGCCGTGATCGCCAACATCGCCCCCAACGTTTCGGGGATCGCCGGCGCCACGCTGCTTCCGGGTGAGCGCTACACGGCGGCCGGCTCGTTCTCCGACGCCGACCCGGACACGTGGACGGCGACCGTGGACTACGGCGACGGCGCGGGGCCGCAGGGGCTGGCGCTGAGCGGCAAGTCGTTCTCGCTCAGCCACGTCTACACCACCGCCGGCACCCACACCGTGCTCGTGACGGTGGCCGACGACGACGGCGGCGCGGGCACCGGCAGCGCGTCGGTGACGGTGCTGACGGCGCAGCAGGGCATCCAGGCCACGCTGCTCGCCCCGGTGGCGGCCAGCGGGATGGGCTCCGGCACGGTAACCGCGCTCTCGGCGACGCTGCAGGCCGCCCGCGAGTCGCTGGACCGCGGCAACCGCACCGCCGCGACGCAGCAGCTGGAGGCCTTCATCAACCAGGTCGACGCGCAGGTGCGCTCGGGCCGGATGACGGCGGCCATGGGTGCGGAGCTTTCCGCCGCCGCCACCCGCGTGATCGCCAGCATCAACCGGTGATCGCCCGGTAGCACACAGCTTCACCCGACGGGGGTGCCGGCACAGCGCCGGCACCCCCGTTTTCTTTGTCCGCACGGTGGCGGTTCAAAGCGGAAAGGACCGGGCGTTCCGACCAAGTGCGGCGCATGCCCCGGCTGCCCTCTCCCCCGGCCCCCTCTCCCGCAAGCGGGAAAGGGGGAGAACTGCACCGAACTCCGGGCGCGCCACAGACTTCAACTCACACCCAACACAATCCAGTCTGCGAAGGCAGACTTCGTGTGGTTGTTGCAGCGAATTCATTCGCCCGTGC includes these proteins:
- a CDS encoding DnaA ATPase domain-containing protein, translated to MTAPQDPRFTFDSFVVGPDNRMAAAAARRAAESPRTAYNPLFIHGVGGAGKTHLLRAVGTLAATLQPDMHVVYLTADQLVDRVSAAVGAGAVEALRDELLDADMLLLDEAHQLAGRARTQEELVSLWDELEQRAQIVVAAEGASPELPGVDDALRACFTRGLAVDLPPADDEARTQIARNAARQRGIELAPSAAEQIARLPVDGAAGLIAAVERVGAAQAERGEALVDEELAAVAQPEPSTAPGDEFSSFLFDISATVEEIVETAPWRRKLAEAILRWEGEGVRTRRLEEALEADTAPDL
- a CDS encoding S8 family peptidase codes for the protein MKRAFPLFLAGVTGLSACSDLSPVATGLGANSPVSLNASAAPEEIVPGQIIVRFRPGAARSEIAQQHRARKKDDMLLERTEILEVPVGEEVAIAAQLSKNPNVEFAEPDAIMRVGPCETSVSCDLPDGDIALWKWDLHNPGTMDMTLQGYGIVTTGKVDADMDWAETYDYLGPNFAGSATIAILDTGIRTTHPAFAGKIIGGRRFLADTTTVGKTNITDDQGHGSHVAGIAASRADVRIPGVAYGTNIKLLIGKVCNSAGSCPNSATANAIVWAADNGANVINMSLGSFGGNPDGTGSAAQQAAMQYALSKEALPVCATGNDDNKPNGYTGGIGYPARFPECMAVGATNWSDTKASYSNYGAQIEISAPGGDSNPKNTAASFILAPLHSSNSYTWKTGTSMATPQVAGLAALLYATGMTRAADVRARMIQTADDVEAPGWDNRTGAGRINVYRAVTGKDPSAPPVAVPGSGYAGNKGVAVQFDGSASNDPNGKPVTFAWNFGDPASGAANTSTLASPAHTYLRAGSYTVTLTVKDAAGLATTTTTTAVIANIAPNVSGIAGATLLPGERYTAAGSFSDADPDTWTATVDYGDGAGPQGLALSGKSFSLSHVYTTAGTHTVLVTVADDDGGAGTGSASVTVLTAQQGIQATLLAPVAASGMGSGTVTALSATLQAARESLDRGNRTAATQQLEAFINQVDAQVRSGRMTAAMGAELSAAATRVIASINR